One Spinacia oleracea cultivar Varoflay chromosome 4, BTI_SOV_V1, whole genome shotgun sequence DNA segment encodes these proteins:
- the LOC130471424 gene encoding uncharacterized protein — MDRSWISTKIPSDPEYQVGVREFIKFAVKNGGGRSKLRCPCIMCHNFLHKRPGEILNHLSKWAFDKTYTCWIWHGECRDETTVGNSEANVCEGHNTNEGDRLEEMLHQVEEAFDEDPFTFESLLNDSEKPLYEGCTKYTRLSAIIRLYNVKASQGLTDIDFNLILEVFKDMLPDDNVLPSRTYEAKKTLSLMGLPYEKIHACPNDCMLYRNQNESLESCSVCNASRYKKEEGRVPAKVLWYFPIIPRFKRLFSNARDAEKLTWHFDSREDDGFLRHPADSPQWRFIDGKFPEFAKEKRNLRLALSTDGFNPFGSLSSTYSTWPVVLITYNLSPTLCMKRRYMMLSLLISGPRQPGNDIDVYLAPLIDDLKMLLETGVEVFDAYRNEKFNLKAMLFCTIQDFPAYGNLSGYTVKGKAACPLCMEQFPGHWLNGSGKHVFDSHRVFLPCDHHYRYMKKTFNGKQEFGERPKIMSGVEVFEKIKDIQITFGKKHRNFLSKQGFKKCSKLWSLPYWRFLFVRHSLDVMHIEKNVCDSLIGTLLNIPGKTKDGPKSRADLETLGIRQELHVVEKESGRKYLPPAAYTLSRKEKIELCESLAGVKVPQGYSSNIRSLVNMDTLKLVGLKSHDCHVLMQQLLPVAIRSILPKNVRHAIIRLCLFFNAIYSKVIDPKDLKALEEDIIIILCQLEMYFPPSFFDIMVHLTVHLVREIRYCGPVYLRVQWAFERQMRTYQGYVTNAYRPEGCIAEKLFYGEVVAYVSEFMVNAMKIGLPVSRHSGRMDGHGTLGRKQLDMSYENWHKAHSYILHNEDEVAPYVERHMRHLRKYNPRANPKSLAEKQSKSFIVWFKDEVIRELEDPSVVVSDRVKSLAFGPNFSATYYSGYVINGCTFYTRFQDDISTMQNSGVTLESEAIHFASAKDKNPVCATMRYYGVIEEIWELHYSKFSIPVFKCQWFDSNGVVESSLGQIFVNLKKTGHKEDPFILANQARQIFYMNDPSDKRMAAVITPRSRVAFFSIDATGDCLDDTMLEASSLGRRNVQVRGDDDDDNADDSSMYVRDDHNEGTWVEEQKNSKGVKLKRKRKRSN, encoded by the coding sequence ATGGATCGAAGTTGgatttcaacaaaaattccGAGTGACCCAGAATATCAAGTAGGTGTAAGGGAATTCATTAAGTTTGCTGTTAAGAATGGTGGAGGCCGCTCCAAGCTACGTTGTCCTTGTATCATGTGCCATAATTTCTTGCATAAGAGACCCGGAGAAATTCTTAATCATTTATCTAAATGGGCATTTGATAAAACATATACATGTTGGATTTGGCACGGCGAATGCAGGGACGAAACAACTGTCGGTAACTCTGAGGCTAATGTTTGTGAAGGTCATAATACGAATGAGGGAGataggttagaggaaatgcttCATCAAGTTGAGGAAGCTTTTGATGAAGACCCTTTCACATTTGAGAGCTTGCTAAATGACTCCGAAAAGCCTCTCTATGAAGGCTGCACTAAGTATACAAGGTTGTCTGCAATAATAAGGTTGTATAACGTGAAGGCGAGCCAGGGTTTGACTGATATAGACTTTAATTTGATACTGGAAGTGTTCAAAGATATGCTTCCAGATGATAATGTCCTTCCAAGTCGTACATATGAGGCAAAAAAGACATTAAGCCTTATGGGTTTACCTTATGAGAAAATTCATGCTTGCCCTAACGATTGCATGTTGTATAGAAAtcaaaatgagtcattagagaGTTGCTCGGTTTGTAATGCCTCGAGGTACAAGAAAGaggaaggacgagtccctgcTAAGGTATTATGGTATTTTCCAATAATACCGAGGTTTAAAAGGCTATTTTCTAATGCGAGAGATGCCGAGAAGTTGACATGGCATTTTGATAGTCGAGAAGATGATGGATTTCTTAGGCACCCCGCTGACTCACCACAATGGAGGTTTATTGATGGGAAATTCCCCGAGTTTGCCAAAGAAAAGCGTAATCTACGCCTTGCTTTGTCTACTGATGGGTTCAATCCATTTGGCTCCTTGAGTAGCACTTATAGTACTTGGCCTGttgttttgattacctacaactTATCTCCCACACTTTGCATGAAAAGAAGGTATATGATGTTATCATTGCTAATTTCTGGTCCAAGACAGCCTGGTAATGACATCGACGTGTATTTGGCTCCTCTGATCGACGATTTGAAGATGCTTTTGGAAACAGGTGTAGAAGTGTTTGATGCATATCGAAATGAGAAATTTAATTTGAAAGCAATGTTGTTCTGCACTATTCAAGATTTTCCGGCATATGGTAATTTGTCTGGGTATACAGTGAAAGGGAAGGCAGCATGCCCCTTATGTATGGAGCAATTTCCGGGACATTGGTTGAACGGATCAGGGAAGCATGTGTTTGATAGTCATCGTGTATTTCTGCCATGTGATCATCACTATCGTTACATGAAAAAGACCTTCAATGGGAAACAAGAATTTGGAGAGCGTCCAAAGATCATGTCAGGTGTAGAGGTGTTTGAGAAGATAAAAGATATCCAGATCACATTTGGGAAGAAACATCGAAATTTTCTTTCTAAGCAAGGGTTTAAGAAGTGTTCAAAATTGTGGAGCTTGCCATATTGGAGATTTCTTTTCGTGAGACATTCTCTTGATGTGATGCATATTGAGAAGAATGTGTGTGATAGTCTAATTGGTACATTATTGAACATCCCTGGGAAGACTAAAGATGGCCCGAAATCTAGAGCTGACTTAGAGACACTTGGGATCAGACAGGAACTCCATGTTGTTGAGAAGGAGAGTGGTCGAAAATACTTGCCTCCTGCTGCGTATACACTGTCTAGGAAAGAGAAAATCGAGTTATGTGAGAGCTTGGCAGGAGTTAAAGTGCCACAGGGGTATTCTTCTAACATTCGTAGCCTTGTAAACATGGATACCTTGAAGCTTGTGGGCCTtaagtctcatgattgtcatGTCCTAATGCAACAATTATTACCCGTGGCTATTCGTTcaattttgcctaaaaatgttcGACATGCCATTATCagactttgtttgttttttaatGCAATTTATAGTAAAGTCATTGATCCTAAAGATTTGAAAGCTTTGGAGGAAGatattattataattttatgCCAATTAGAGATGTACTTTCCTCCATCGTTTTTCGATATCATGGTTCATTTGACGGTTCACCTAGTAAGAGAGATAAGATATTGTGGTCCTGTATATTTGAGAGTTCAATGGGCTTTTGAAAGGCAAATGAGAACGTACCAGGGATATGTTACAAATGCTTATCGGCCTGAGGGTTGTATTGCCGAAAAACTTTTCTACGGAGAAGTAGTCGCATATGTTAGTGAATTTATGGTAAATGCAATGAAGATAGGACTTCCTGTATCTCGGCATAGTGGAAGAATGGATGGTCATGGGACCCTAGGTCGTAAACAACTTGATATGTCTTATGAAAACTGGCACAAGGCACATTCATATATTCTGCATAATGAGGATGAAGTTGCACCATATGTCGAAAGACACATGAGACACTTGAGGAAGTACAATCCAAGGGCGAATCCGAAATCCTTAGCTGAAAAACAAAGCAAGTCATTCATTGTTTGGTTCAAAGATGAAGTAATCAGGGAACTTGAGGACCCTTCAGTAGTAGTTTCTGATCGAGTTAAGAGTTTAGCATTTGGACCCAACTTTAGTGCAACTTACTATTCTGGATATGTTATTAATGGCTGCACTTTTTACACCAGGTTTCAAGATGATATTAGTACTATGCAAAACAGTGGGGTTACTTTGGAATCTGAAGCTATTCATTTTGCTAGTGCGAAAGATAAGAATCCGGTTTGTGCTACAATGCGAtactatggagtcattgaagaGATTTGGGAGTTGCATTACTCTAAGTTTTCGATTCCTGTTTTCAAATGCCAATGGTTTGACAGTAACGGAGTTGTAGAAAGTAGCTTAGGGCAAATATTTGTCAATCTTAAAAAGACCGGTCACAAAGAGGATCCTTTTATATTAGCTAATCAAGCTAGGCAGATTTTTTATATGAATGACCCCTCTGATAAGAGAATGGCAGCAGTCATCACACCAAGGTCTCGAGTTGCCTTCTTTTCCATCGATGCCACTGGTGATTGTTTAGATGATACTATGTTGGAGGCTAGTTCTTTGGGAAGAAGAAATGTACAAGTTCggggtgatgatgatgatgataatgctGATGATTCCTCGATGTATGTGAGAGATGACCATAACGAGGGTACATGGGTTGAAGAACAAAAGAATAGCAAGGGAGTCAAGCTAAAGCGAAAGCGAAAGCGTTCTAATTAA